CTTTTGTCGatcttcttcctctccctgATTCAAGGGGAATTTTTCTACGATTCTTTTCATCGGTGTCGTTCTTCTGCACAATGCGTAGTATTCGAtgtgatattaaattactaaCACAAAGTATCACGAAAACCCTTCATcgcatgaatttttatgacgagttgaaaaaaatgtataatgttAGTCAGTTTTAAAAACGCGTGTGAAATAAATAGTAAgagtattcttattttttttaaaacattgcaATGtcctatattttgaaatttaagttaaatttaagcGAAGCCCCCTAATTGGGAACGGAATGCAATGAAGGGTTAATTCTTCCTCATTTCTGGCGATAATCACTAACTAACGAGGTATATTATTACCGTGATATTACTGTGATCTGTATATTCCGTTTCTTGCAATTCTTCCTACGCTTGGTCACatttttacgtatattttttttttctttgtcacttctttgtttctttctttctttccttccttctggTGGTCGGTACTAACTATTTCTTTCGCACAATGTATATGATTAATACTTCGTATTACTCATATTCGTTGTGACGTGTAATTTCTAACACGTTTTACGAAGCATCTTGTGCATTATTGTTACACGATGTTGGAACTCGCTTTTGGGTGAATTTCATTTGTCGATCGCGCTTGGGTTTTATTTAAGGTGATTGATCGATCTCGTGACAATTCCACGTTTCACGAAGATGTGATTAACGTTGTTGCGATTAAGGTCTCCGAGGTATTTTAATTACGCATCGAGGATATCTCTGTGGCATTAgggtggaaaatttaatttttaactgtgATCTAATATCTCGTTCCTCGTGTTACCCTTCAACGATAACTTTTCAAAGCGaagcatatatgtataaaattaaaatcgaaatgttGAGAAACTTGGAGAAGATTTTTCCctgtaaaaagaagaaagattctTCTCGAAGCTTCGAACGCTCGCTTATACTTTTCCGCTCTCTGTCGTCCCCGTTAATTACTCGCTTACCCCTCGACGATTAATCCCTTCGTTCCTCGATGTCCCAgatattttcttcgatcgatcgttcgatctcggctctaatcttttttcttatttttgcgAAACAGTCGCGGCGGAAGAATCCAAAGCGGAGGACGGACAATTTAGAGGACCTGAAACAGGAGTTGGACATTGACTTCCACAAAATTACACCCGAGGAACTGTATCAAAGGTTTCAGACGCACCCCGAAAACGTAAGTTGTTCTTACAAACCGAAGAAGAGGAGTAGATCCATCCattcctttcctcctctccaAAATACGAgatgaagaatatatttaaaaaaatcctccGTTTCTAGAATAACGATTGATCACCGCTGAGGCGAacggatctctctctctctctctctccctctctcattctttctctctttgccGCGCCTCGATCGATCGGGTTATTTAAAGCTCTCTCGAGTATCACCGCTGACACGAAATTCCTGATGTCCCTTATTTAGCGAAGCCTATAATCGCGGCACGcgttctcctctcctttcttcctcctcttcccttttctcgatttaaatgagaatttaagggacgatcgaaacgaggtgtcgatggaagaaaaagtatataaaaagtgGACGATACTAAGGACGGTTGGACGGTTGCAGGGCCTCAGCCACGCGAAGGCGAAAGAGAACCTGGAGAGGGACGGTCCAAACTCGCTGACGCCACCGAAACAAACGCCGGAGTGGGTGAAATTCTGTAAAAATCTGTTCGGCGGTTTCGCGTTGCTGCTGTGGATCGGCGCGATCCTCTGCTTCATCGCGTACTCGATCCAAGCGTCGACGAGCGAGGATCCGAACGACGACAATCTGTACCTGGGCATCGTGTTGGCGGCGGTCGTGATAGTGACGGGTATATTCTCGTATTACCAGGAGAGCAAGTCGAGCAAGATCATGGAATCGTTCAAGAACATGGTACCCCAAATCGCGATCGTGATCAGGGAAGGCGAGAAACTGACGTTGAAGGCAGAGGAGTTGGTGCTCGGGGACGTGGTCGAGGTAAAATTCGGGGATCGTATACCGGCCGACATCCGCATCATCGAGTCAAGGGGATTCAAAGTGGACAACAGCTCGTTAACGGGCGAATCCGAGCCCCAATCGAGATCCCCGGAGTTCACGAACGAGAACCCGCTGGAGACGAAGAACCTCGCCTTCTTCTCGACCAACGCCGTCGAAGGCACCGCGAAGGGGGTGGTGATCTGCTGTGGCGATCAGACAGTGATGGGAAGGATTGCCGGCCTGGCATCCGGCCTTGATACTGGTGAAACGCCGATCGCTAAGGAGATTCATCATTTCATCCACCTGATCACGGGGGTAGCCGTATTCCTCGGTGTAACCTTCTTCATAATAGCCTTCATTCTCGGTTATCACTGGCTCGACGCTGTCATCTTCCTGATCGGTATCATCGTCGCCAACGTGCCGGAGGGTTTGCTGGCCACCGTCACCGTGTGCCTCACGCTCACCGCCAAACGGATGGCGTCCAAGAATTGCCTGGTGAAGAACCTCGAGGCGGTGGAGACGTTGGGCTCGACCTCGACCATCTGCTCGGACAAGACGGGCACCCTCACCCAGAATCGTATGACCGTTGCCCACATGTGGTTCGACAACCAGATCATCGAGGCCGACACCACCGAGGATCAATCCGGACTGCAATACGATCGCACGAGCCCCGGCTTCAAGGCGCTGGCCAAGATCGCCACGCTGTGCAACCGTGCCGAGTTCAAGGCCGGCCAGGAGGACAAGCCGATCCTGAAGAGGGAGGTGAACGGCGACGCGTCCGAGGCGGCCCTGTTGAAGTGCATGGAGCTCGCGCTGGGCGACGTGATGGGCATAAGGAAGCGGAACAAGAAAGTGTGCGAGATACCGTTCAACTCGACCAACAAGTACCAGGTCTCGATCCACGAGTCGGACAATCCGGACGACCCCAGGCACCTGCTCGTGATGAAGGGAGCGCCGGAGAGGATTCTCGACCGCTGCTCCACCATATTCATCGGCGGGAAGGAGAAGGTGCTCGACGAGGAGATGAAGGAGGCGTTCAACAACGCTTACCTCGAGCTCGGCGGCCTTGGTGAACGCGTGCTCGGTTTCTGCGACTACATACTGCCGTCCGACAAATTCCCGATCGGCTTCAAGTTCAACTGCGACGACCCGAACTTCCCGGTAGACGGACTCCGCTTTGTGGGCCTCATGTCTATGATCGACCCGCCCAGGGCTGCGGTGCCCGACGCGGTCGCCAAGTGCCGTTCAGCCGGCATCAAGGTCATCATGGTAACCGGTGACCATCCGATCACTGCCAAAGCCATTGCCAAATCGGTCGGCATCATCTCCGAAGGTCTGTATACCTCTCGATCGACTCTCTGAAACCAACGTGTCTCCTAGTAGCGATAGTAGTAATAGTGGTAGCGGTATATTCTCCACGTCTAGCAGGGGGGCGAAAATTCCGAGTAGTCGGGGATTTTCGTTTGGAGGGAAGAGGGAATTGAAAATGTTGTTTGTGACCAGGTAACGAGACCGTCGAGGACATTGCTCAACGGTTGAATATCCCCGTATCCGAAGTCAATCCTCGCGAGGCCAAAGCCGCCGTCATCCACGGAACCGAACTCAGGGAACTGAACTCCGACCAACTGGACGAGATCCTCAGGTACCACACCGAAATTGTGTTCGCCCGTACCTCGCCTCAGCAGAAGCTCATCATCGTCGAAGGCTGCCAGCGAATGGGCGCTATCGTCGCTGTGACCGGTGCGTTCCTTTCTGCCGATCGAATTCAATCCCCCCTTATAATAAACCTCGATTTGTTAAATTCTTCCCGTGTCGTCTTTTCGCGACTGCTGATCGAGAAACGTTGGGAAAAACATTGCAGGCGACGGCGTGAACGACTCCCCCGCGTTGAAGAAGGCAGACATAGGCGTGGCAATGGGTATCGCTGGCTCCGACGTGTCCAAGCAGGCGGCCGACATGATTCTTCTCGACGACAACTTCGCCTCGATCGTGACCGGTGTCGAGGAGGGCCGGTTGATCTTCGACAACCTGAAGAAATCCATCGCGTACACCCTCACCTCGAACATACCCGAGATCTCACCCTTCCTGGCGTTCATCCTTTGCGACATCCCTCTGCCCCTCGGCACCGTCACCATTCTCTGCATCGATCTGGGAACGGACATGGTGAGTAGCGGCCGTTGCGCgtcttcttcctttcgtttTCTCGTCTCGACGTCGCGCCCCGTCGCCGGTCGATCGCCCTCCCCCCGCGACTCGTCGCGAGAGGGCGGCGCACGGCCGGGGCGCGGTGGCGAAACTTCCAATTCGAGTGGTCTCGCATCGAATTCGTCCTCGACAACGAAACTCCTCcacgggaggaggaggagtttTTCGATCGGGATACTTTCGAGCCAGGATAATTGCAAGATTTTCAGCATTCGTTCGTGTACGGGGCTGGATATACACGCTCGATTATCGTAATGTCGTTTAAAACGGAATGATTGCCAGGTGCCGGCTATTTCGTTGGCGTACGAGCATGCCGAGTCGGATATAATGAAGAGAAGGCCTCGTGATCCGTACCGTGACAACCTCGTCAACGAAAGgtttctctttcccttcccCGAGGAAAAGATACAGCTTTTCTTACAGCACAATTGTTGTTTAGATAGAGCTCCCTTAGGTAATCGCAGTATCGCCAGATCGACCCGTAGGAGGCACGATTGGAAGCTAGTCTCGTCACGAATTTGTtgtaactttttctttttttttttaatttaatttaggtGGCCAATTTCCTCTGCGGGAGGAACGGATCGGGAGGAACTTTAAAGGagatcattctttctttttctttacatcGAATCTTATCCTCGACGCGAGGATTCTCCTTCTGATCGAGATccgttcctttttcttcctattTCTCTTGGTTTaatcttggaaaaaattgtttctctaaagtgtaatgaatatatatttttataatacgatCTCGTTCGGATCTCGAATTGGAATGAGAATGCTCTGATTGATTTCAGATGTAATCGCATTTTTTTCCAGCACGATTTCGCgaggtatttttatatatatatgcatatatcaaATGtctaaaaaagaagagaattggACGGAATTTGGAAGGAAACGAtgatcgaacgaaaaaaaaccACCTCCACACGAATCCCTTCATCCCTCCTACACCATCCCGCCTCGTTGCTCCGATCGATTTAGTTCTCTCAGTTTTGATTTTTTGCTTACCTTTTCTGCGTTTCTCATCTTATATGTTGCTCGCTGAGTCGCAACAATGCTGATTGAATTTCAATCTGTTCACAACACGGGAGAATCtgtcttatttttcattttattacaaaagtgAAAATTCCTCCACAGCGattctttcccttttctcgATTCTCCATATTTTCTCCCCCAAAATGGGGAACAGAAATTAATCAGCATCCTTGTACCGCGGGTCAGCGAGAAAACGATactcatcatcatcatcatcatcatgtTCTAACCGTTGGCGTTGTTACTTGAGCCTTGATTGATAATGTGACGTCAGGTGCCAGCCATCTCACTTGCCTACGAGGAGGCAGAGAGCGATATTATGAAGCGACATCCACGAAACCCCTTCACTGACAAGCTAGTTAACGAAAGGTAACACATCATAACAAACATAAACCGAATCTTgaccaaacaaaaaaaaaaaaaaaataaacaaaaaaaaaagaaaaaaagaaagaaaaagaaagatactcTACTATACTTACCACTGCTACtgttattactactattactactactactgcaACTACTATACAAATACTATTACCACCACTTTACACCATGATCGACTTTTTATGGTCAGAAAACGTAATTGGTGACACGTGATCTCTCTCGATTCTTGATAGTTTTTCCCCttcttaaattgataaattggatatattcgtcgatcaattttctatcactgttactttttttcttccttttaaatAATCGTGCAACGAAGAAGTTAAGAACGtagatctaaaaaaaaaaaaaagaatcaagaaAGATCACAAAGATCTCCATTACACCTGTCTATTGGTCGTATATACACCTCTTACTTATTCCTATGATTATTGTACAGTAGCTAGTTCGTTCTGTCTCGTATATACTCGTTCTTGAAcactttaaaaagaaagaaaaaaaaatataattaaaacaaagggatacatatatataatataacgggCACAGAAATTTTTCACGACACGTTTCTCAATATTCTGCaagatcttaaaaaaaaaaagaaaagaaattatactcGTCACGAGCCAGAGACCTTCGCGGTAACTGTGGTAACGAGGTGACAAcgaatttctctctctatctctatctctctctctctctctccctctaactatctctctgtctctatctctttctctctttctccctctctttctctcgtgtaCAAATTAATCCCTAGCCTGATCTTGTCCGTgtgtaaaaattgttgaatgtTGTAtctttcttccctctcccctctctctctctctctctccgtgttttttatttctcgttttttttttcttttcttttctttcgaaaaatgttGTTTTCCGAATTGACGACACGATATCGTCCAACGTTTGTTTGAACGATTGAAACTTTGACTAACAGTTATACTTATAGTCCATCGAGTGAATGCCACTTTTCAACTGACGCATCGCATTAAAGAGATCGGGCGtaataaaaatggataaatagaaatcttttttttctcgtatttGAACAACTGTTTAAACGATCGATacgcttttttttccttatcgtaagaaaaaaggaaagcttTCGCTGAAGCTttgtcgaaaatttaaaaaaaaaaaaagataagataaaattccgatgtatatatatatacaatatggtttctgtttaactttttttttttctctctctccttttgatatatacgtatgtatatacgtattcttctatttctttttctatcacTTGTGTTTCGCTTTGTAAGCATTTGTTGGTCGAACGGCAAAGGCTGTGGGTTTAATTTGTTCGATGCCTTTTGGTCAAGGGACTCATGCTAGGGGATGATAAATGATCGATGATCTAACAAGGTAACGGAGAATGGTGCACGAAGGTATAACACTTGAGGGCATTTT
This DNA window, taken from Apis cerana isolate GH-2021 linkage group LG5, AcerK_1.0, whole genome shotgun sequence, encodes the following:
- the LOC107997582 gene encoding sodium/potassium-transporting ATPase subunit alpha isoform X18 — its product is MESFKNMVPQIAIVIREGEKLTLKAEELVLGDVVEVKFGDRIPADIRIIESRGFKVDNSSLTGESEPQSRSPEFTNENPLETKNLAFFSTNAVEGTAKGVVICCGDQTVMGRIAGLASGLDTGETPIAKEIHHFIHLITGVAVFLGVTFFIIAFILGYHWLDAVIFLIGIIVANVPEGLLATVTVCLTLTAKRMASKNCLVKNLEAVETLGSTSTICSDKTGTLTQNRMTVAHMWFDNQIIEADTTEDQSGLQYDRTSPGFKALAKIATLCNRAEFKAGQEDKPILKREVNGDASEAALLKCMELALGDVMGIRKRNKKVCEIPFNSTNKYQVSIHESDNPDDPRHLLVMKGAPERILDRCSTIFIGGKEKVLDEEMKEAFNNAYLELGGLGERVLGFCDYILPSDKFPIGFKFNCDDPNFPVDGLRFVGLMSMIDPPRAAVPDAVAKCRSAGIKVIMVTGDHPITAKAIAKSVGIISEGNETVEDIAQRLNIPVSEVNPREAKAAVIHGTELRELNSDQLDEILRYHTEIVFARTSPQQKLIIVEGCQRMGAIVAVTGDGVNDSPALKKADIGVAMGIAGSDVSKQAADMILLDDNFASIVTGVEEGRLIFDNLKKSIAYTLTSNIPEISPFLAFILCDIPLPLGTVTILCIDLGTDMVPAISLAYEEAESDIMKRHPRNPFTDKLVNERLISMAYGQIGMIQAAAGFFVYFVIMAENGFLPLHLFGIRKQWDSKAINDLRDSYGQEWTYRDRKTLEFTCHTAFFVSIVIVQWADLIVCKTRRNSIIHQGMRNWALNFGLIFETALAAFLSYTPGMDKGLRMFPLKFVWWLPALPFMFAIFIYDETRRFYLRRNPGGWLEQETYY
- the LOC107997582 gene encoding sodium/potassium-transporting ATPase subunit alpha isoform X15, with product MSRRKNPKRRTDNLEDLKQELDIDFHKITPEELYQRFQTHPENGLSHAKAKENLERDGPNSLTPPKQTPEWVKFCKNLFGGFALLLWIGAILCFIAYSIQASTSEDPNDDNLYLGIVLAAVVIVTGIFSYYQESKSSKIMESFKNMVPQIAIVIREGEKLTLKAEELVLGDVVEVKFGDRIPADIRIIESRGFKVDNSSLTGESEPQSRSPEFTNENPLETKNLAFFSTNAVEGTAKGVVICCGDQTVMGRIAGLASGLDTGETPIAKEIHHFIHLITGVAVFLGVTFFIIAFILGYHWLDAVIFLIGIIVANVPEGLLATVTVCLTLTAKRMASKNCLVKNLEAVETLGSTSTICSDKTGTLTQNRMTVAHMWFDNQIIEADTTEDQSGLQYDRTSPGFKALAKIATLCNRAEFKAGQEDKPILKREVNGDASEAALLKCMELALGDVMGIRKRNKKVCEIPFNSTNKYQVSIHESDNPDDPRHLLVMKGAPERILDRCSTIFIGGKEKVLDEEMKEAFNNAYLELGGLGERVLGFCDYILPSDKFPIGFKFNCDDPNFPVDGLRFVGLMSMIDPPRAAVPDAVAKCRSAGIKVIMVTGDHPITAKAIAKSVGIISEGNETVEDIAQRLNIPVSEVNPREAKAAVIHGTELRELNSDQLDEILRYHTEIVFARTSPQQKLIIVEGCQRMGAIVAVTGDGVNDSPALKKADIGVAMGIAGSDVSKQAADMILLDDNFASIVTGVEEGRLIFDNLKKSIAYTLTSNIPEISPFLAFILCDIPLPLGTVTILCIDLGTDMVPAISLAYEHAESDIMKRRPRDPYRDNLVNERLISMAYGQIGMIQAAAGFFVYFVIMAENGFLPLHLFGIRKQWDSKAINDLRDSYGQEWTYRDRKTLEFTCHTAFFVSIVIVQWADLIVCKTRRNSIIHQGMRNWALNFGLIFETALAAFLSYTPGMDKGLRMFPLKFVWWLPALPFMFAIFIYDETRRFYLRRNPGGWLEQETYY
- the LOC107997582 gene encoding sodium/potassium-transporting ATPase subunit alpha isoform X3 — translated: MASKGKLATEHGRSDSYRVATLPKIRDDNKTADGMYKSRRKNPKRRTDNLEDLKQELDIDFHKITPEELYQRFQTHPENGLSHAKAKENLERDGPNSLTPPKQTPEWVKFCKNLFGGFALLLWIGAILCFIAYSIQASTSEDPNDDNLYLGIVLAAVVIVTGIFSYYQESKSSKIMESFKNMVPQIAIVIREGEKLTLKAEELVLGDVVEVKFGDRIPADIRIIESRGFKVDNSSLTGESEPQSRSPEFTNENPLETKNLAFFSTNAVEGTAKGVVICCGDQTVMGRIAGLASGLDTGETPIAKEIHHFIHLITGVAVFLGVTFFIIAFILGYHWLDAVIFLIGIIVANVPEGLLATVTVCLTLTAKRMASKNCLVKNLEAVETLGSTSTICSDKTGTLTQNRMTVAHMWFDNQIIEADTTEDQSGLQYDRTSPGFKALAKIATLCNRAEFKAGQEDKPILKREVNGDASEAALLKCMELALGDVMGIRKRNKKVCEIPFNSTNKYQVSIHESDNPDDPRHLLVMKGAPERILDRCSTIFIGGKEKVLDEEMKEAFNNAYLELGGLGERVLGFCDYILPSDKFPIGFKFNCDDPNFPVDGLRFVGLMSMIDPPRAAVPDAVAKCRSAGIKVIMVTGDHPITAKAIAKSVGIISEGNETVEDIAQRLNIPVSEVNPREAKAAVIHGTELRELNSDQLDEILRYHTEIVFARTSPQQKLIIVEGCQRMGAIVAVTGDGVNDSPALKKADIGVAMGIAGSDVSKQAADMILLDDNFASIVTGVEEGRLIFDNLKKSIAYTLTSNIPEISPFLAFILCDIPLPLGTVTILCIDLGTDMVPAISLAYEHAESDIMKRRPRDPYRDNLVNERLISMAYGQIGMIQAAAGFFVYFVIMAENGFLPLHLFGIRKQWDSKAINDLRDSYGQEWTYRDRKTLEFTCHTAFFVSIVIVQWADLIVCKTRRNSIIHQGMRNWALNFGLIFETALAAFLSYTPGMDKGLRMFPLKFVWWLPALPFMFAIFIYDETRRFYLRRNPGGWLEQETYY
- the LOC107997582 gene encoding sodium/potassium-transporting ATPase subunit alpha isoform X11, translating into MGDKSRRKNPKRRTDNLEDLKQELDIDFHKITPEELYQRFQTHPENGLSHAKAKENLERDGPNSLTPPKQTPEWVKFCKNLFGGFALLLWIGAILCFIAYSIQASTSEDPNDDNLYLGIVLAAVVIVTGIFSYYQESKSSKIMESFKNMVPQIAIVIREGEKLTLKAEELVLGDVVEVKFGDRIPADIRIIESRGFKVDNSSLTGESEPQSRSPEFTNENPLETKNLAFFSTNAVEGTAKGVVICCGDQTVMGRIAGLASGLDTGETPIAKEIHHFIHLITGVAVFLGVTFFIIAFILGYHWLDAVIFLIGIIVANVPEGLLATVTVCLTLTAKRMASKNCLVKNLEAVETLGSTSTICSDKTGTLTQNRMTVAHMWFDNQIIEADTTEDQSGLQYDRTSPGFKALAKIATLCNRAEFKAGQEDKPILKREVNGDASEAALLKCMELALGDVMGIRKRNKKVCEIPFNSTNKYQVSIHESDNPDDPRHLLVMKGAPERILDRCSTIFIGGKEKVLDEEMKEAFNNAYLELGGLGERVLGFCDYILPSDKFPIGFKFNCDDPNFPVDGLRFVGLMSMIDPPRAAVPDAVAKCRSAGIKVIMVTGDHPITAKAIAKSVGIISEGNETVEDIAQRLNIPVSEVNPREAKAAVIHGTELRELNSDQLDEILRYHTEIVFARTSPQQKLIIVEGCQRMGAIVAVTGDGVNDSPALKKADIGVAMGIAGSDVSKQAADMILLDDNFASIVTGVEEGRLIFDNLKKSIAYTLTSNIPEISPFLAFILCDIPLPLGTVTILCIDLGTDMVPAISLAYEAPESDIMKRQPRDPYRDNLVNRRLISMAYGQIGMIQAAAGFFVYFVIMAENGFLPLHLFGIRKQWDSKAINDLRDSYGQEWTYRDRKTLEFTCHTAFFVSIVIVQWADLIVCKTRRNSIIHQGMRNWALNFGLIFETALAAFLSYTPGMDKGLRMFPLKFVWWLPALPFMFAIFIYDETRRFYLRRNPGGWLEQETYY
- the LOC107997582 gene encoding sodium/potassium-transporting ATPase subunit alpha isoform X13, whose translation is MSRRKNPKRRTDNLEDLKQELDIDFHKITPEELYQRFQTHPENGLSHAKAKENLERDGPNSLTPPKQTPEWVKFCKNLFGGFALLLWIGAILCFIAYSIQASTSEDPNDDNLYLGIVLAAVVIVTGIFSYYQESKSSKIMESFKNMVPQIAIVIREGEKLTLKAEELVLGDVVEVKFGDRIPADIRIIESRGFKVDNSSLTGESEPQSRSPEFTNENPLETKNLAFFSTNAVEGTAKGVVICCGDQTVMGRIAGLASGLDTGETPIAKEIHHFIHLITGVAVFLGVTFFIIAFILGYHWLDAVIFLIGIIVANVPEGLLATVTVCLTLTAKRMASKNCLVKNLEAVETLGSTSTICSDKTGTLTQNRMTVAHMWFDNQIIEADTTEDQSGLQYDRTSPGFKALAKIATLCNRAEFKAGQEDKPILKREVNGDASEAALLKCMELALGDVMGIRKRNKKVCEIPFNSTNKYQVSIHESDNPDDPRHLLVMKGAPERILDRCSTIFIGGKEKVLDEEMKEAFNNAYLELGGLGERVLGFCDYILPSDKFPIGFKFNCDDPNFPVDGLRFVGLMSMIDPPRAAVPDAVAKCRSAGIKVIMVTGDHPITAKAIAKSVGIISEGNETVEDIAQRLNIPVSEVNPREAKAAVIHGTELRELNSDQLDEILRYHTEIVFARTSPQQKLIIVEGCQRMGAIVAVTGDGVNDSPALKKADIGVAMGIAGSDVSKQAADMILLDDNFASIVTGVEEGRLIFDNLKKSIAYTLTSNIPEISPFLAFILCDIPLPLGTVTILCIDLGTDMVPAISLAYEEAESDIMKRHPRNPFTDKLVNERLISMAYGQIGMIQAAAGFFVYFVIMAENGFLPLHLFGIRKQWDSKAINDLRDSYGQEWTYRDRKTLEFTCHTAFFVSIVIVQWADLIVCKTRRNSIIHQGMRNWALNFGLIFETALAAFLSYTPGMDKGLRMFPLKFVWWLPALPFMFAIFIYDETRRFYLRRNPGGWLEQETYY